The sequence CGCACGCTTTCAGTAGCACTTGCTCGTATTTTGAATACGCTACCTTACTAGCCGTCATGCTCGCTAAAGATTGCGATTATTTGGTTTTAGAAGCAGGGCTTGGGGGGGAGTTTGACAGCACGAACGCTTTAGAAAAAACCCTAAGCGTTTTCACCCCCATTGATTATGATCATAAGGAATTTTTAGGGGATAGTTTAGAAAGCATTGCGACTACTAAATTAAAAGCGATGAGCCCTCTTAATATCATCGCTCCCCAACAAGAACTGGTTTTAAATGTGGCTCAAAAGATCGCCAAAGACAAACACGCAAAATTGATTGTGGTTCAAAATGAGATTTCAAAAGGAGTCAAGGATTATATTGAACGCTACCATTTAGCCCATTTTTTAGCGATGAATTTAGAAGTGGCCCTAAAAGCGTTTGAAACGCTTATGCCATGCAATAAACAAGAAGTTTTAAAAAACCTAAAGCCCCTAAATTTAATCGGCCGTTGCGAGCTTTTAAGCCCTAATATCTTAATAGATGTGGGGCATAACCCCCATAGCGCTAAAGCCTTAAAAGAAGAGATCAAACGCGTTTTTAACACTAAAATTATTTTAATTTATAATTGCTATCAAGATAAAGACGCTTGTGGGGTGTTAGAAATTTTAAAGCCTGTGGTTAAAAAGGTTTTGATTTTAGAATTGCATAATGAAAGAATTATCCAATTAGAAAAACTTAAAGGGATTTTAGAAACTTTAGGGTTAGAACACGCTTTGTTTGAAGATTTGAAAGAAAATGAAAATTATTTGGTGTATGGCTCATTTCTGGTAGCCAACGCTTTTTATGAACGCTATCAAAAGAAGAGGGATTGATGCCACAAAACCAGCTTGTGATCACCATCATTGATGAATCAGGCTCTAAACAGCTCAAATTTTCTAAAAATTTAAAACGCAATCTCATCATTTCTGTTATCATTCTTTTATTGATCGTGGGGCTTGGCGTAGGGTTTTTAAAATTTTTAATCGCTAAAATGGATACGATGACAAGCGAGAGGAATGCGGTTTTAAGGGATTTTAGGGATTTATATCAAAAAAATTACACTTTGACAAAAGAGATTAAAAACAAGCGAGAAGAGCTCTTTATTGTGGGGCAAAAGATTCGCACGATAGAATCCTTGATTGAAGTCAAAAGAGGGGCCAATGGGGGCGTGCATCTCTATGATGAAGTGGATTTAGACAATTTGAATTTGGCTCAAAAACATTTAGCGCTCATGCTCATTCCTAATGGCATGCCCTTGAAAACTTATAGCGCTATCAAACCCACCAAAGAAAGGAACCACCCCATTAAAAAAATTAAGGGCGTTGAATCTGGGATTGATTTTATCGCGCCATTGAACACGCCTGTTTATGCGAGCGCTGATGGGATTGTGGATTTTGTGAAAACCAATTCTAATGTGGGGTATGGGAACTTGGTGCGCATTGAACATGCGTTTGGTTTTAGCTCCATTTACACGCATTTAGATCATGTCAATGTGCAGACCAAAAGCTTTATCCAAAAAGGGCAGTTGGTTGGCTATAGCGGGAAGAGCGGTAATAGCGGCGGCGAAAAATTGCATTATGAAGTGCGCTTTTTAGGTAAAATTTTAGATGCAGAAAAATTTCTAGCATGGGATTTAGATCATTTTCAAAGCGCTTTAGAAGAAAATAAATTTATTGAATGGAAGAATTTGTTTTGGGTTTTAGAAGACATTGTCCAGCTCCAAGAGCATGTGGATAAAGACGCGCTCATAAGCCAATAAGGATTTTAGTGTTTTTAGACAGGCGTTTGATTGTGATGGTTACGGACTCTAAAGGGAGCCGTTATCTTAATGTTCATATACTATTTCGTCAAATTGGCTTGTATGCACTTTTGAGCGTTGTGGGATCTTTATTGTTTTTAGGCATTTCGCTACTGGTTTTAAATAAAGAGATTAAAAACATTGACAAGCAGCATGCCTTAATCACTAAGGAATTTGAGAAAAAAAGAGAGACGAATGAAAAACTTTCTTTGCAAATGGATGAATTTTTAGACGATTTGCAACTTTCAGGGGAGCGCATCAACGATTTAGAAGAAGTGGTGGGGGTGAATAGGCCTGAAGAAGAAAAAGAAGAGGGCAATTTTTCCAGCCGATTAGATGTCGCTGGGATTACCGGGCTTCAAAAAAGCTTTATCATGCGCCTTATCCCTAATGACTACCCGCTAGAATCCTATCGGCGCGTTTCAGCCGCCTTCAATAAAAGAATCCACCCTATTTTGCATGTGTTGCACAACCATACCGGGCTTGACTTGAGCACCGCTATTAACACCCCTGTGTATGCGAGCGCGAGCGGGGTAGTGGGGTTAGCGAGCAAGGGGTGGAATGGGGGGTATGGGAATTTGATTAAAGTTTTCCACCCTTTTGGTTTTAAAACCTACTACGCCCATTTGAATAAAATCATCGTAAAAACGGGCGAATTTGTCAAAAAAGGGCAGTTGATTGGGTATAGTGGCAATACAGGGATGAGTACAGGGCCGCATTTGCATTATGAAGTGCGGTTTTTAAATCAACCCATAAACCCCATGAGTTTCACCAAATGGAACATGAAAGATTTTGAAGAAGTTTTCAATAAAGAAAGGAGCATCAGATGGCAATCTTTGATAACAATAATAAATCAGCTAATGCAAAAACAGGACCAGCGACTATCATCGCTCAAGGCACAAAAATAAAGGGGGAGCTTCATTTGGATTGCCATTTGCACATAGATGGCGAATTAGAAGGGGTGGTGCATTCTAAAAGCGCAGTGGTGATCGGGCAAACCGGCTCGGTAGTGGGTGATATTTTCACTAATAAATTAGTGGTTAATGGCAAGTTCACTGGCACGGTGGAAGCGGAAGTGGTAGAAATCATGCCTTTAGGGCGCTTGGATGGTAAGATCTCTAGCCAAGAGCTTGTGGTGGAAAGAAAGGGGATTTTGATTGGGGAAACTCGCCCTAAGAATATTCAAGGGGGGGCGTTGTTGATCAATGAGCAAGAAAAGAAAATTGAAAATAAATAGGGAATGATCCAATCTAGCCTTTATAGAGCCTTAAACAAAGGCTTTGATTATCAAATACTCGCTTGTAAGGATTTTAAAGAGTCCGAGCTCGCTAAAGAAGTCATAAGCTATTTTAAGCCAAATATCAAAGCCATTCTTTTCCCGGAGTTTAGGGCTAAAAAAAACGACGATTTGCGTTCGTTTTTTGAAGAATTTTTACAGCTTTTAGGGGGTTTAAGGGAGTTTTATCAAGCCTTAGAGAACAAGCAAGAAGCGATCATTATTGCCCCTATTAGCGCGTTATTGCACCATTTGCCTAAAAAAGAACTTTTAGAAAGCTTTAAAATCACTCTTTTAGAAAAATATAACCTTAAAGATTTAAAAGACAAGCTTTTTTATTATGGTTATGAAATTTTAGACTTAGTGGAAGTGGAAGGCGAAGCGAGCTTTAGGGGGGATATTGTGGATATTTATGCGCCCAATTCTAAAGCGTATCGCTTGAGTTTTTTTGACATGGAGTGTGAGAGCATTAAGGAATTTGACCCCACCACTCAAATGAGCCTCAAAGAAGATTTGTTAGAAATTGAAATCCCCCCCACGCTTTTTAGTTTGAACGAACAATCTTATAAGGATCTGAAAACCAAAGTGGAGCAAAGCCCCTTAAATAGCTTTTCTAAAGATTTAACTAGTTTTGGTTTGTGGTTTTTAGGAGAAAAAGCAAACGATTTGTTGCATGCCTATAAAAGCGTTATAAGCCCTAGAGCTTTAGAAGAAATCCAAGAATTAGCGAGCTTAAACGAATTGGATGGTGAGCGTTTCAAATTTTTAAAGGTTTTAGAAAACCCGCAAGGCTATGAAGATTTAGAAATCCATGCGCATGCCCTAGAAAGCTTTATAGCTTTGCATTCAAATCGTAAAATCACGCTCCTAGCCCCTAATAAAACGATTTTAGACAATGCGATAAGCGCGCTTGAAAAAAGCCATATTGAATGCGTCATCGCCCCCTTTGTGCTAAACTTTAAAACCCCTGATGGGATTTTTATTTCGCTCAATTCTTTTGAAAGGAAGAAAAAACGCCAAAAATCCAAGCTCGCTTTGAATGAATTGAATGCGGGCGAATGGGTGGTGCATGATGATTATGGGGTGGGCGTGTTTTCTCAATTAGTCCAACACAGCGTTTTAGGGAGCAAGAGGGATTTTTTAGAAATCGCTTATTGGGGCGAAGACAAACTGCTATTACCGGTAGAAAACCTGCACCTAATCGCTCGCTATGTGGCGCAAAGCGATAGCGTGCCAACTAAAGACCGGCTAGGGAAAGGGAGTTTTCTCAAACTGAAAGCTAAGGTTAAGACTAAGCTTTTAGAGATTGCAGGCAAGATCATTGAATTAGCGGCTGAACGCAATTTGATCTTGGGTAAAAAGATGGACACGCATTTAGCGGAGTTGGAAGTCTTTAAATCGCATGCGGGGTTTGAATACACAAGCGATCAAGAAAAGGCTATCGCTGAAATTTCAAAGGATTTAAGCTCTAAGAGAGTGATGGACAGATTACTGAGTGGGGATGTGGGTTTTGGGAAAACAGAAGTAGCGATGCATGCGATTTTTTGCGCGTTTTTGAACGGCTTTCAAAGCGCTCTGGTTGTGCCTACTACTTTATTAGCGCACCAGCATTTTGAGACTTTAAGGGCGCGTTTTGAAAATTTTGGCGTTAAAGTGGCTCGTTTGGACAGGTATGCGAGCGAAAAAAACAAGCTTTTAAAGGCGGTGGAATTAGGGCTAATTGATGTGCTTGTAGGCACGCATGCGATTTTAGGCGCGAAATTTAAAAACTTGGGCTTAGTGGTGGTGGATGAAGAGCATAAATTTGGTGTGAAACAAAAAGAAGCTTTAAAAGAATTGAGTAAAAGCGTGCATTTTTTAAGCATGTCCGCTACGCCTATTCCGCGCACTCTAAACATGGCACTCTCTCAAATTAAAGGCATCAGCTCTTTAAAAATCCCGCCCACAGACAGAAAGCCCAGCCGCACTTTTTTGAAAGAAAAGAATGACGAACTCTTAAAAGAGATTATTCATAGAGAATTGCGCCGTAACGGGCAAATTTTTTACATCCATAACCACATCGCTAGCATTTCAAAAGTCAAAACCAAGCTAGAAGATTTAATCCCTAAACTCAAAATCGCCATTTTGCATTCCCAAATTAGCGCTCATGAGAGCGAAGAAATCATGCTAGAGTTTGCTAAGGGAAACTATCAGGTTTTATTATGCACTTCCATTGTGGAATCAGGGATTCATTTGCCTAACGCTAACATGATTATTATAGATAACGCGCAAAATTTTGGGCTGGCTGATTTGCACCAATTAAGAGGGCGTGTGGGGAGGGGCAAAAAAGAAGGCTTTTGCTATTTCCTCATAGAAGATCAAAAAAGTTTGAATGAACAGGCCCTAAAACGCTTGCTCGCTTTAGAAAAAAATTCGTATTTAGGCAGCGGGGAGAGTATTGCTTATCATGATTTAGAAATTAGGGGGGGCGGGAATTTGCTCGGGCAAGATCAAAGCGGGCATATTAAAAATATCGGTTATGCACTCTATACGCGCATGCTTGAAGATGCGATTTATGAATTGAGTGGGGGGAAAAAAAGGCTTGAAAAGAGCGTAGAAATCCAATTGAGCGTGAGCGCTTTTTTAAACCCTGAACTCATTGCAAGCGATAGTTTGAGATTGGATTTGTACCGCCGTTTGAGTTTGTGTGAAAATACAGATGAGGTGGGGCAAATCCATGAAGAAATAGAAGACAGGTTTGGCAAAATAGACGATTTGAGCGCTCAATTTTTGCAAATCATTACGCTTAAAATTCTAGCCAACCAGCTTGGAATCATTAAGCTTTCTAATTTCAATCAAAACATCACCATTACTTATAGCGATGAAAAGAAAGAAAGCTTAAAAGCCCCAAGCAAAGACGATAACGATATTTTAGAAACCCTTTTGAAACATTTGCACGCTCAAATTTCTTTAAAATCATTACGCTTAAAATTCTAGCCAACCAGCTTGGCATCATTAAACTTTCTAATTTCAATCAAAACATCACCATTACTTATAGCGATGAAAAGAAAGAAAGCTTAAAAGCCCCAAGCAAAGACGATAACGATATTTTAGAAACCCTTTTGAAACATTTGCACGCTCAAATTTCTTTAAAGCGACACTAAAAGCATTTGATTTTAGCGTTAATTTTGTTATTTTAAAAAGATTATTAAGAGAGTTTGTTGTAAAATAGGGATTTGCTATGCCTTTAGTCGTTAAAAGGTAATTATCATTAAGGAGTTTTTTACATGGCAGATATTCAAAGGCGTGATTTTTTAGGAATGAGCCTTGCTAGTGTTACAGCTATAGGGGCTATAGCGAGTCTGGTAGCGATGAAAAAGACTTGGGATCCGCTTCCAAGCGTTGTTTCAGCCGGTTTTACGACCATAGATGTGGCGAACATGCAAGAAGGGCAGTTTTCCACCGTGGAATGGCGTGGGAAACCGGTCTATATCCTCAAGCGTTCTAAAAAAGAGGGCTTTAATGAAAAGCGCGATTTTAAAATTGGCGAGAGCGTTTTTACCACAGCCATTCAAATTTGCACGCATTTAGGGTGTATCCCCACTTATCAAGATGAAGAAAAAGGCTTTTTATGCCCATGCCATGGGGGGCGTTTCACTTCTGATGGCGTGAATATTGCCGGCACTCCCCCTCCACGCCCTTTTGATATTCCGCCTTTTAAAATTGAAGGCAATAAGATCACTTTTGGTGAAGCCGGGGCTGAATACAAGAAAATGATGGCTAAAGCGTAAGGAGAGTTCAATGGCAGAGATAAAAAAAGCGAAGAATTTAGGCGAATGGCTAGACATGCGTCTTGGCACTAACAAACTTGTTAAAGTGCTAATGACAGAATACTGGATCCCTAAAAACATCAATTTCTTATGGGCTATGGGGGTGATTTTATTGACCCTTTTTGGCGTGCTTGTAATCTCAGGGATTTTCTTGCTCATGTATTATAAGCCTGATGCGAAAATGGCGTTTGATAGCGTGAATTTCACCATCATGCAAGAAGTGGCTTATGGCTGGCTTTGGCGCCACATGCATGCCACGGCAGCGAGCATGATTTTTGTCATCATTTATATCCACATGTTTGTTGGCATCTATTATGGCTCTTACAAAAAGGGCCGTGAGATGATTTGGATTAGCGGGATGATTTTGTTTGTGGTCTTTAGCGCGGAAGCCTTTAGCGGGTATATGCTGCCTTGGGGGCAGATGAGCTATTGGGCCGCAGCGGTTATCACGAATTTATTTGGGGGCATTCCTTTCATTGGGGCTGATGTGGTGGAGTGGATTAGGGGGAATTATGTTGTGGCGGATTCCACTTTAACGCGTTTTTTCATGCTCCATGTGTTTTTACTGCCCATTGCGATCATTTTACTCATTGGGGTGCATTTCTATTCTTTACGCATCCCGCATGTCAATAACCAAGAAGGCGAAGAGATTGACTTTGAATCAGAAGAAAAGAAATTCATTGAAGGCAAGAAAAAAGAATCCAAAGTCATTCCTTTTTGGCCGGTATTCTTGTCTAAAGATATTTTTGTGGTTTGCGCGTTTATGGTCTTTTTCTTTTACTTGGTGTGTTACCACTATGATTTTGCGATGGATCCTATCAACTTTGAAAGGGCTAACAGCCTTAAAACGCCGCCTCACATTTACCCTGAATGGTATTTCTTATGGAGCTATGAAGTCTTAAGGGGCTTTTTCTTCAGCGCTGATTTAGGGCTAATGGCCTTTGGCGTGGCGCAAGTGATCTTTTTCTTACTGCCCTTTTTGGACAGAAGCCCAGTTGTCGCTCCTGCTCACAAACGGCCTGCGTTTATGGTGTGGTTTTGGCTTTTAATCATTGATATGATTGTTTTAACGATCTATGGTAAATTGCCCCCGCTTGGGATCGGTAAATACATTGGCTTAGTGGGTTCAATCACTTTCTTGGCTCTTTTCTTTGTGGTATTGCCCATTATCACTATCGCTGAGAGCAAGAAACAAGGGGGTGTTAGATGAAAGAATTTAAGATTCTAATTATCCTTATTGTGGTGATAGGCGTGATTTATTATGGGGTTGAGCCTTATGCGCATTCGGTGATGCACCCTAAAGTCGCTCCGGCAGATTTTGCTTTCAAGGATTTAGAGCCGATGGATTTAAAAAATGGCGACGCTAATAAAGGCAAACAGCTTGTATCCGAAAATTGCACCGCTTGCCATGGCATTAAATCCCAAAACATTCCAGCCCCTATGGACAGCCTTAGCGCGAGCAACTCGTTTGGGGTCGTGCCACCGGATTTAAGCCATGTGGCGGGGGTTTTGAACGCGAATTTCTTAGCCCACTTCATCAAAGACCCTGTGAAAACGGCGAAATTGAGCCATAAATTCAACGATGAAAGGCCCTATCCTATGCCGGCGTTTTCTCAATTTAGCGATAAAGATTTGAGCGATATTGTGGCGTATCTCACTTCTATTTTGCCTAAAAATTTGAGCGATAAGGAAGTGTTCGCGCAAAGCTGTCAAAGGTGTCATAGCTTGGATTATGCTAAAAATAAGGCCTTTAGCGATCCTAAAGATTTAGCCAATTATTTAGGCTCTCATGCGCCTGATTTGTCCATGATGATTAGAGCTAAAGGTGAACATGGCTTGAATATTTTCATCAACGATCCGCAAAAGCTTTTGCCTGGCACGGCTATGCCTAGAGTGGGATTGAGTGAACAAGCGCAAAAACAAGTCATCTCTTATTTGGAAAAAGCGGGCGATAGGAAAAAACATGAAAGGAATACCTTAGGGATTAAGATCATGATTTTCTTTGCGGTGCTGTCGTTCTTGGCTTATGCGTGGAAAAGAAAAGTTTGGAGCGAAGTGCATTGAATTAAAAAAAGGGGGGAGAGTGTTTTTTTTGTGGTCTTGTTTTATGGTCAGTTGCTTAGAATTTCCTTATGTCTTAATGGAGTGGTCCGATGATTTTAGATGCTAAATTTTTTGTGTTCATTTTTTTTAATGTGCTTTCAACATGCTTTCTCTCTTCGGTGAGTGTTGGTTTTATTTTCAAAGCATTTTTGTATAGTTTTATATGGCTTTTTATTATTTATTATGCGATCAGTTTTATTAAGAATAGGTTTGTAACAGAAAGCCTAAAAAGTTTTATATTAATTTTAGGGGTTGTGTTTAGCTGTATAGATATTTTTGGTTCGTATTATTTTCATTTGCCTTTATCTAATGAGCTGGGTAATATTTTATTCACCACGCATTATAAAGAGAGCTTGGAATTTCTCCATGCTTATGTCTATCCGCACTGGTATTTTGTGATAGGGCTTATTTTAATAGCTGTAGGTTCTCTAAAACTATTCAGTCTCATTCCTAATAAACCCATTTCTTTAAAAATGGCTAGTATTTTAAGCGTTTTATTTTTGATTGTAGAAGCGCCACACACTATAGCAACGATCAAAAAATATAAAGAGCGTGAAGCCCTGTTGAACGCTGATGGGACGATGGAATACATTGCTTTGGCTAAAGGAGCGTATTATTTTGGTAGGAATATCAGCAGTCTGAGAGAAAGCAACAACTCTAATCAAGCTTTAGAAAAAGCTTCTTATTCTAAAGATTACCTGCTCAAAAATACAGGAAGTGTTGAAAATGTGGTGTTGGTTTTTGGCGAGAGTTTGAACAGAAATTTTATGGGTGTTTATGGCTATCAAGCCCCTACAACCCCTTATTTAAACGCTTTAAAAGAAAAAGGTTCGCTTTTAGTGTTTGATAATGTGATCAGCCCGGCTTTTTATACGGACAAAAGTTTCACAATGCTTTTAACTTACGCCAATAGGGATAATCTCAACCAAAAAGCATGGTATCAATATAAAAACCTAGCCCATATCCTTAAACTGAGCGATTGTAAAAGCGTTTGGATCACTTCTCAAGGCTATGGACTCATGTGGGGTAATAGCTATTATCAAGTGGCTAAGCATTTTGATACTTATATAGAAAACGATAAACCTTATGATGAAAACTTGGCCGCTCTTTTCAAGCGGTATTATAATAACGAGAGAGAGAGAGAGAGAGTAAAAAGCGTAAAAATTTTGTTGTTTTTCACTTGATTGGCAATCATTTTGAATACAAAAACCGCTTTCCTAAAGAATTTTCCCGCTTCAATCTCAATAACACTTCTTATTTTTCAAAAAACAAGTCTTTGAAAGTTAAAAACAATGCTGACAAGCAAGTTGTAACCGATTATATTAACAGCGTTTATTATAATGATTATGTTTTGCATTCTTTGATTGAATTGTTTAAAGATAAGGATAGTCTCATTATCTACCTGAGCGATCATGGCAATGACATGTTTGAATCAAGCGCTTTCAATACCCATGAATGCTCAAATGCCAGCATGGAAATCCTATTTTTAATCTATATGAGCGATGCATTCAAACAAAAACACCCCCAAATGGTAAAAAGTTTTGAAGAAGCTTTACACAAGCCTTTTATGAGCGATGATTTATTGCATACCGTATTGCCATTAGCAGGAATAATAACCAAAGATTATGAAAAAACGAGGGATTTATTTAATGAGAGTTATAACGATAAACGCATAAGGAAGCCATGCGATAACAAGGTTTATCCCATGAATAAATGAGCGGTATTTATAATTGTCAATTTAAAAAATCAATCAATGCTTGAAGTTCCTTTGAATCAAAATTAAAAAATTTTTTAAGAATTTCTGTATTTTTTGGCTTATCTATCATTTTAGCGGTTGTAGAAACAGGATCTAGATTGTTTAAACCACAAGGAACAAAACCTCTCTCTAAACAAACAGAAAGCGTAATATAGGGTTGTAGCCAACATTTAGCATGTTTTTTTTGTTCTGATTGAATAGGTTTGATTTGTTTGATTTTGCGAAAAAACTCCTCGTAGGACTCGCAAAAAACTTGATAAAACGCTTTATTTTCACTTTCTTTTGCCATTTTTTCTAGCAAAGGCTCTAATTCGCAATAATTGGGGTCGTGTTCAGTCTCATCATTTTCTGGCAATAAAAAAATCTTAATCTGGTTAAACTCTTCATCGTTTAAGCGGTGTTCTTCTTCTGGGTTTTCTTGGAGTTGTTTCTTTATTTCTTGAATTTTAGCCTCTTTTGTTTGGTTGTCTGAATCAAAAACGATGTAAATATCTTTAGCTTTTAGGTTTTCTTTAACACTCTCGACTTCTTCAGAAAGCTTATCCTTGCTCCCACAATTGATAATATTAGAATCTTTAAGGCCTAAATTTTTAACCTCATTTAAAATCGTTAAAAAGATTTTGTCTGATTCGCCCTCCACATAAACGATCTTTTCTCGCATCAGCCTCTAACCTCCATGCCCCTATAAAGCACTTTTTCTAGCATAGAATAGCTGTGTCTGATAAAGCCAAAAGCGCTTTCTTTTTCAAATTCAAACAAGGCTATATCTTTAAAAACTCCCGTTTCATTATTGGGCATGGTGTTGATAGCGTTCAATAAAAATTCCTTATTGTGCGTGGTGGCAAAAATTTGAATCTGTAGTTTTTGAGCTAACTCAAACAGAGCTTTTAAAAACTCTTGCATTTTTGTATAGTGCAAACCACTTTCTATTTCATCAATAAAAAGATACTTAACACGATTGTCTATAAGAATGCTCGCCATGATAAAGAATTTGATAAACCCCCAACCAAACGAATTTAAAAGCCTTTTGGGGCTTTTTTCTAGCGGTGTGTTTTCATTTTTGATTTGGATATAGACAGACTTTCTTATGGCATCAGCATCTAAAATA is a genomic window of Helicobacter pylori oki112 containing:
- a CDS encoding sulfatase-like hydrolase/transferase, which translates into the protein MIGNHFEYKNRFPKEFSRFNLNNTSYFSKNKSLKVKNNADKQVVTDYINSVYYNDYVLHSLIELFKDKDSLIIYLSDHGNDMFESSAFNTHECSNASMEILFLIYMSDAFKQKHPQMVKSFEEALHKPFMSDDLLHTVLPLAGIITKDYEKTRDLFNESYNDKRIRKPCDNKVYPMNK
- a CDS encoding DUF3226 domain-containing protein, producing MREKIVYVEGESDKIFLTILNEVKNLGLKDSNIINCGSKDKLSEEVESVKENLKAKDIYIVFDSDNQTKEAKIQEIKKQLQENPEEEHRLNDEEFNQIKIFLLPENDETEHDPNYCELEPLLEKMAKESENKAFYQVFCESYEEFFRKIKQIKPIQSEQKKHAKCWLQPYITLSVCLERGFVPCGLNNLDPVSTTAKMIDKPKNTEILKKFFNFDSKELQALIDFLN